The window GCCGTGCTGCTGTCGCTGTCGTTGCCCGGCGCCGCCTACGTCTACCAGGGCGAGGAGCTGGGCCTCTGGGAGGTCGAGGACATCCCGTTCGCGCTGCGCCAGGATCCGATGTGGGAACGCTCCGGCCGGATCGACCCCGGCCGGGACGGCTGCCGGGTGCCGCTGCCCTGGGCCGGCGACGAGCCGCCGTTCGGGTTCAGTCCGGACGGCGCCACCGCCCCCTGGCTGCCCCAGCCGGCCGGGTGGAAGGACCAGACGGTCCGGGCGCAGACCGGCGACGCGTCCTCGATGCTCGAGCTGTACCGGGCGGCGATCCGGATCCGGCGGGCCGAGCCGGCGCTCGGCGACGGGACGATGAGCTGGCTGCCCGCCCCGGACGACGTGCTCGCCTACCACCGTCGGCCCGGCTTCACCTGCCTGGTCAACCTCTCGGACGTCGCGGTGCCGCTGCCGCCCCACACCGGGCGGCTGCTCGCCAGCGGGCCGCTCGACGACGACCTGCTTCCGCCGGACACCGCCGTCTGGCTGCGCACCGCCGAAGAAGACCCGGCCGGACCCGAAACGGTCTGACCACCCGCGCGGTGCCGGCGGCCCGTCCCGGCCGTCGGCACCGCGGCACCCGCACCCGCACCCGCACCCGGGAAGGAGGTACGCAGCTCCAGCGCCACGTTGTACCGCACGGGGGGACCACCGACGACAGGGAGAAGTTCGCCGATGCCCGACCACACCACCGCCACCCCGCACGCGCCCCCCGGAACCAGGACCCGGGCGGGTATCGCCGCCCTCGCCGGCCTCGCCCTCACCGCGACCTCGCTCACCGTCATCGCGTTGACCAGCACCGCCACCCCCGCCCAGGCGGCGGGGCTCTCGCCGTTCGACATCCCGGGGCGGGGCGCCACCGTCCCGTTCGTCGAGCAGGAGGCGGAGGAGGTCGCGCACACCGGCACGAGGATCGGCCCGGACCGCCGCTACGGCACGCTGCCGTCCGAGGCGTCCGGCCGGGAGGCGGTCACCCTCGACGCCGTCGGCGAGTACGTCGAGTTCACCCTCACCGCGCCCGCCAACGCGGTGACCTTCCGCTACAGCCTGCCGGACAACGCCGCCGGCACCGGCCGGGACGCCAGCATCGACCTGCGGGCCAACGGCACCCTGGTCAAGGCGGTGCCGGTGACCTCGCGGTACGGCTGGTACTACGGCGGTTACCCGTTCAACAACAACCCGGGCGACACCAACCCGCACCACTTCTACGACGAGACCCGGGCCATGTTCGGGACCACGTACCCGGCCGGCAGCAAGATCCGCCTCCAGGTCTCCTCGACCGCCCAGTCGCCGACCTTCACCATCGACCTGGCCGACTTCGAGCTGGTGGGCGCCCCGATCGCCAAACCGTCCGGCGCGCTCGACGTGGTCACCGACTTCGGCGCCGACCCGACCGGGGCGACCGACTCCACCGCGAAGTTCCAGGCGGCGGTGGACGCCGGCAAGGCCCAGGGCCGGGCCGTCTGGATCCCGACCGGCACGTTCACCCTCTGGGACCACGTCGTCGTCGACGGGGTGACGCTGCGCGGGGCGGGACCGTGGTACTCGGTGCTCGGCGGGCGGCACCCGACCGACCGCAAGCGGGCCGCCGGCATCTACGGCAAGTACGTCCCCGGCGGCGGCTACAGCGGTGAGATCCGGCCGCACGAGGCCGGCGGACCCAGCCGCAACGTCACGCTGCGCGACTTCGCCATCATCGGCGACATCCGGGAGCGGATCGACGACGACCAGGTCAACGCCATCGGCGGGGCGATGTCGAATTCGGTGGTCGACAACGTCTGGATGCAGCACACCAAGGTCGGGGCCTGGATGGACGGCCCGATGGACAACTTCACCATCCGCAACAGCCGGATCCTCGACCAGACCGCCGACGGGGTGAACTTCCACTGGGGCGTCACCAACTCCACGGTGACCAACACGTTCGTACGCAACACGGGTGACGACGCCCTCGCCATGTGGGCGCAGAGCGTGCCGAACGTGAACAACTCCTTCACCCGCAACACGATCGGCGTGACGATCCTCGCCAACCACCTGGTGACCTACGGCGGGCGGGACATCAAGATCACCGACAACGTCACCGCCGACTCGGTCACCAACGGTGGCGGCATCCACGTCGCCAACCGCTACCCGGGCGTGACCGGCCCGACCGCCGTCTCCGGGACGATCACCGTCGCCCGGAACACGCTGATCCGCAACGGCAACTCGGACTACAACTGGCGCTTCGGCGTCGGCGCCATCTGGTTCTCCGCGCTCAACGAGCCCATCCAGGGCGCGGCGGTCAACGTCACCGACACCGACATCCTGGACAGCTCGTACGCGGCGCTGCACTGGATCGAGGGGCAGTCCAGCGGGATCAGCTTCAACAACGTACGGATCGACGGCGCGGGCACGTACGCCCTCCAGGTGCAGGCGCCCAGCCAGGTGTCGTTCACGAACGTGCGGGCCACCGGGATCGCCCAGTCCAACCCGATGCACAACTGCGTCGGCAGCGGCTTCCAGATCACCCAGGGCACCGGCAACTCCGGCTGGTACACGTCGACGCCGTACTGCGGGCCGTGGCCCGAGCCGCAGTGGGGCGGCGGCCCCACCAGCCCGCCCCCGACGACGCCGCCGACCACCGCGCCCCCGACCACCCCGCCGCCCACCACGCCCCCGCCGACCACCCCGCCCCCGACCGGCGGGAACCTGGCGCAGGGGCGGCCCGTGACCGCGACGAGCGCCAACCAGAACTACGTCGCGACGAACACGGTGGACGGCAACGCGGCCAGCTACTGGGAGAGCGCCAACAACGCGTTCCCGCAGTCGCTGACCGTCGACCTGGGCGCGGCGCGCACCGTCGACCGGGTGGTGCTGAAGCTGCCCGCCGGCTGGGAGAGCCGGACCCAGACGCTGTCGGTGCTCGGCTCGACCGACGGCTCCTCGTGGGCCACCCTCGCCGGGTCGGCCGGGCGCACGTTCGACCCGGCCGGCGGCAACACGGTGTCGATCAGCGTGCCGGCCGGCGAGCGCCGGTTCGTCCGGCTGACCGTCACCGGCAACACGGGCTGGCCGGCGGCGCAGCTCTCCGAGTTCGAGGTGTACGGCGGCGGCACCACGCCGCCTCCGACGACCCCGCCGCCGACGACCCCGCCCCCGGCCGGGAACCTGGCGCTCGGTCGACCGGCCGCGGCGACCAGCCACGCCGACGTGTACGTGGCGGCCAACGCGGTCGACGGCAACCCGAACACCTACTGGGAGAGCGCCAACAACGCCTTCCCGCAGTCGCTGACGGTGGACCTGGGCGCCAACCGGACGGTGTCCCGGGTCGTGCTGAAGCTCCCGCCGTCCTCGGCCTGGCAGACCCGCACCCAGACGCTGTCGGTGCTCGGCTCCACCAACGGCTCGTCGTTCACCACCCTGAAGGCGTCCGCAGGCCACACCTTCAACCCGGCCAGCGGCAACACGGTCACCGTGACCTTCGCGGCGACCAGCCAGCGGTACCTGCGGCTGACGTTCACCGGCAACAGCAGCTGGCCCGCCGGCCAGCTCAGCGAGTTCGAGGTCCACTCCAGCTAGCCCGATGGCCCCCGCCCGTCCCGGCGGGGGCCGTCCCGGTCCCGGGCGGCCCGACGCAGCGCCGCCCCGACCTCCACCCCGCACCGTCCCCCACCTGTCGCGGCACGACGGGCGTACCCCTGCGCCCGTCACCGGGCAACGCACCCGCACCCCACCCCCGAAAGAGGTGTAGCGACCCATGTCCAGAAACGGCACCAGACCCGGGACCGCGCCGGCCGGCGCGCCCCGTCCCGTCCCCCGGTCGACCCGCCCGGCCAACCGGCGGCTGCTCGCCGGCGTGCTCGCCGGGCTGCTCCTCACCGCCGTCCCGGCCGTCACCCCGGCCGCCGCCGCGCCACCGGCGGACCCGGCCGCGACCGCCGCCCGCGCCGCCCTGCTCGCCGGGCTCTCCGCGACCATGACCGCCAGCAGCCACAACCAGAACTACGTGGCGAGCAACGCCAACGACGGCAACGCGGCCACCTACTGGGAGAGCGCCAACAACGCGTTCCCGCAGTGGATCCAGGCCGACCTCGGCGCCACCGTCACCGTCGACCGGGTGGTGCTCAAGCTGCCGCCCTCGTCGGACTGGCAGACCCGCACCCAGACGCTGTCGGTGCTCGGCTCCACCAACGGCTCGTCGTTCACCACCCTGAAGGCGTCCGGCGGCCACACCTTCAACCCGGCCACGGGCAACACCGTCACCGTCAGCTTCACCGCGACCAGCACCCGGTACGTGCGGGTGCAGGTCACCGGCAACACCGGCTGGCCGGCCGCCCAACTCTCCGAGGTCGAGGTCTACGGCGCCGCCGGCAACCCCGACACCCAGGCCCCCAGCGTCCCGGGCAACCTCGCGTACACCCAGCCCGCCAGCGGGCAGATCCGGCTCACCTGGTCCGCGTCCACGGACAACGTCGGGGTCACCGGCTACGACGTGTACGCCAACGGCGCGCTGCGCGGCAGCGTCAACGGCTCCACGCTGACGTACACCGACAGCCAGCCGAACAGCGCCACGGTCTCGTACCACGTCCGGGCCAGGGACGCCGCCGGCAACCAGTCGGCGAACAGCAACACCGTGACCCGGACCGGCACCGGCAACCCGCCGGTCGGCACCAACCTGGCGGTCGGCAAGCCGATCACCGCCTCCGGGCACGTGCACACGTTCGTGGCCACCAACGCCAACGACAACAACGTGGCCACCTACTGGGAGGGCAGCGGCAACCCGAGCACGCTGACCGTGCAGCTCGGCGCCAACGCCAGCCTCAGCCAGGTCGTGCTGAAGCTGAACCCCGACTCCGCCTGGGGGGCGCGTACCCAGAACATCACCGTCCTCGGGCGGGACCAGGGCTCCTCGACCTTCACCACCCTGGTCGGCGCGGCGAACTACGCCTTCAGCCCGGCCAGCGGCAACACGGTGACCATCCCGGTCTCCGGCGCGGCGGCCGACGTGCGGCTCTCGATCGCCTCGAACACCGGCGCCCCGGCCGGTCAGATCGCCGAGTTCCAGGTCATCGGCACCCCGGCGCCGAACCCGGACCTGACCGTGACCGGCATGTCGTTCAGCCCGTCCGCGCCCGTGGAGACGAGCACCGTCACGCTCTCGGCCACCGTCCGCAACGCCGGCTCGGCGGCCTCCGGCGCCACCAACGTCAACTTCTACCTCGGCACCAACCGGGTGGGCACCGCGCCGGTCGGCGGCCTGGCGGCCGGCGCCTCGGCCACGGTCACCGCCAACATCGGCAACCGGGACGCGGGCAGCTATCCGCTGAGCGCGAAGGTCGACGAGTCGAACACCGTCGTCGAGCAGGACGACACCAACAACAGCTACACCAACCCGAGTCCGCTGGTGGTCAGCCCGGTCGCCAGCTCCGACCTGGTCGCCGCCGCGGTCGCCTGGTCGCCGGGCACCCCGGCGGCCGGCAACACGGTCACCTTCTCGGTGTCGATCCGCAACGCCGGCAGCGTGGCCTCCGCGTCGGGCGCGCACGGCATCACGCTCACCGTGCTCAACGAGGCGGGCACGGTCGTGCGTACGCTGACCGGCTCGTACTCCGGGGTGATCAACGCCGGGGCCACCGTCGGCCCGGTCAACCTGGGCACCTGGACGGCCGCGAACGGCAAGTACACCGTCCGGGTGGTGCTCGCGGCCGACGGCAACGAGCTGCCGGTCAAGCAGGGCAACAACACCAGCGACCGGGCGCTCTTCGTGGGGCGCGGCGCCAACATGCCGTACGACATGTACGAGGCCGAGGACGGCGTGGTCGGCGGCGGCGCCAGCGTCGTCGGGCCGAACCGGACCGTCGGCGACCTCGCCGGTGAGGCGTCCGGCCGGCGGGCGGTGACCCTCAACTCGACCGGCAGCTACGTCGAGTGGACCACCCGGGCCAGCACCAACACCCTGGTCACCCGCTTCTCCATCCCGGACGCCCCGGGCGGCGGCGGGATCAACTCGACGCTGAACGTCTACGTCAACGGCGCGTTCCACAAGGCCATCGACCTGACGTCCCGGTACGCCTGGCTCTACGGCAACGAGGCCAGCCCGGGCAACTCGCCGAGCGCGGGCGGACCGCGGCACATCTACGACGAGGCCAACGTCATGCTCAACTCGACCGTGCCGGCGGGCAGCCGGATCCGTCTCCAGAAGGACCCGGCCAACACCACCACGTACGCGATCGACTTCATCAACACCGAGCAGGTGGCGCCGATCGCGAACCCGGACCCGGCGCGCTACGCCACGCCGACCGGCTTCACCCACTCCGACGTGCAGAACGCCCTGGACCGGGTGCGGATGGACACCACCGGCAACCTCGTCGGGGTGTACCTGCCCGCCGGCAACTACTCCACCGCGTCGAAGTTCCAGGTGTACGGCAAGGCGGTCAAGGTGACCGGCGCCGGCCCCTGGTACACCCGGTTCAACGCGCCCTCCGGCCAGGACAACACCGACATCGGCTTCCGGGCCGAGAACTCGGCGGCCGGATCGTCGTTCGCGAACTTCGCCTACTTCGGCAACTACACCTCGCGGATCGACGGGCCGGGCAAGGTGTTCGACTTCTCCAACGTGTCGAACATCGTGATCGACAACATCTGGAACGAGCACATGGTGTGCCTCTACTGGGGCGCGAACACCGACCACATGACGATCAAGAACTCCCGGATCCGGAACATGTTCGCCGACGGCATCAACATGACCAACGGGAGCACCAACAACCTGGTCAGCAACAACGACGCCCGGGCCACCGGCGACGACAGCTTCGCGCTGTTCTCGGCGATCGACGCGGGCGGCGCCGACATGAAGGACAACGTCTACGAGAACCTGACCTCGACGCTGACCTGGCGGGCCGCCGGTGTCGCCGTCTACGGCGGCTACGGCAACACGTTCCGCAACATCTACATCGCGGACACGCTCGTCTACTCCGGCATCACCATCAGCTCGCTCGACTTCGGCTACCCGATGAACGGCTTCGGGGCGAGCCCGCCCACCCGGTTCGAGAACATCTCGATCGTCCGGGCCGGTGGGCACTTCTGGGGCGCGCAGACCTTCCCGGCGATCTGGGTCTTCTCCGCCTCGAAGGTGTTCCAGGGCATCCGGGTCAGCGACGTCGACATCGTCGATCCGACCTACAGCGGCATCATGTTCCAGACCAACTACGTCGGCGGGCAGCCGCAGTTCCCGGTCACCGACACGGTCTTCACCAACGTCTCCATCAGCGGAGCCCGCAAGAGCGGTGACGCGTACGACGCGAAGTCCGGCTTCGGCATCTGGGCCAACCCGATGCCGGAGACGGGGCAGGGCCCGGCCGTCGGGTCGGTCACCTTCAACAACCTGCGGCTGAGCAACAACGCGGTGGACATCCAGAACACCACCACGACGTTCACCATCAACCGCAACTGACCCACCCCGGTCGCCCGGGCGGCGGCCGGTCCACCGGGCGGTGCGGCCACTCGACACCGAGTGGCGGCACCGCCCGGCCCGTCGAGATGTCCCGCCCGGTCAGTCGGCCGGGTCGCCGTGCCGACCGGCGCCGGCGGCGAACCGGGCCGCCCCGGCCGCCGCGTCGGCGGCCAGCGAGGCCATCCCGTACGCCAGTTCGCCCGCCATGGCCTCCGGCTCGGGCCGGCCGGCGCCGGCGAGCAGCGCCGCCCGGTCGTTGCGCAGGCAGGTCTGCGGGTGCCGGGCGATCTCGGCGGCCAGCCGCTCGGCCGCCGCCCGGGACTCACCCGGCGCGACCAGCCGGTTGACCAGGCCCATGGCGTACGCCTCCTCGGCCGGCACCGGCCGCCCCGTGAGGATCAGGTCCATCGCCCGGCTCTCGCCGATCAGCCGGGGCAGCCGGACCGTGCCCCCGTCGATCAGCGGCACCCCCCAGCGGCGGCAGAAAACCCCGAGCACCGCGTCGGCTTCGGCGACCCGCAGGTCGCACCAGAGCGCCAGCTCCAGCCCGCCGGCCACCGCGTGACCGGAGATCGCGGCGATCACCGGCTTGCTGAGCGTCATCCGGGTCGGACCCATCGGGCCGTCCCCCTGCGCCTCGACCCGGTTGCCGCTCGGGGTGGCGATGGCCTTCAGGTCGGCCCCGGCGCAGAACGTGCCGCCGGCACCCCAGAGCACGGCCACCGCCGCGTCGGGGTCGGCCTCGAAGGCGCGGAACGCGTCGGCCAGCGCCCGTGCCATCGGCCCGTCGACCGCGTTGCGGGCCGCCGGGCGGTCCAGGATCACCGTGGTCACCGCCGCGGCGCGTTCGACGCGTACGCCCATGCCGACAGCATGCCCCCGGCGGTGCCGGCGGCGCCAGGCGTCAGGGCGCGGCGGGCCGCTCCCGGCGGACCAGGGTGGCGCCCAGCGCGGCGCCGACCACGCAGGCCACCCCCGCCGCCTGCGGCCAGGCCAGCAGCTCGCCGAGCAGAACCAGCCCGACCAGCGCCCCGATCGCCGGCTCCAGGCTGAGCAGGACCGCGAAGACCCGGGCCGGCATCCGGCGCAGCGCCGCCATCTCCGCCGAGTACGGCAGCACCGACGACAGCAGCGCCACCGCCGCGCCCAGCGCGAGGGTCCACGGGTCGAGCAGCGCCGCACCGCTGCCGGCGACCCCGAACGGCAGCACGGCCAGCGCGGCGACGGCCATCCCCAGCGCGAGGCCCCGGCTGCCCGGCACCCGGGCGCTGACCGCCTTGCCGAGCAGCACGTAGCCGGCCCAGCCGACCGCGACGGCCACGCAGCACAGCAGCCCCAGCCGGTCCATCCCCGTCCCGCCGAGCCCGCTGATCAGCAGCACGCCGCCGCCGGCCAGCGCCGCCCACGCCACGTCGGCGAGCCGGCGGCTGCCGGCGAGCGACACCAGCAGCGGCCCGGCGAAGCCGATGGTGACCGCGACGCCCAGCGGCACCCGGTGCAGGGCCGCGTAGAAGGCGAGGTTCATGACCGCCAGGGCCAGCCCGAACGCCCCGACCAGACCGGCGGTACGCCAGCCCAGGCGCAGCCCCGGCCGGACCAGGACCAGCAGGATGAGCGCGGCGAAGCCGAGCCGCAGCGTGGTGGTGCCGCCGGCGCTGGCGCTGCCGAAGAGCTGCTTGGCGACGGCCGCCCCGACCTGGGTGGAGAGCATGCCCAGCAGCATCAGCAGCGGGGGCGGCACGGCCCGGGGCTGCCCCAGCGCGACGCTCAGTCGGCTCGCCGGTCGACCGGCCGGCAGCGGGCGGGAGGAGAGTGCGTACACCCGGACCACAGTGGTCGTGGACGGTGCGGCCCGCGACCGGATTTCCACGCCCGCCGACCTCGGTGGGGACGTCCCGTTACGGGCCGGTGGGGGCGCGACCACGTACCGCTGCGGATCCGTCACCGCCGACCGGTTTGCGGGGGCTCCTGCCGGGAAGTCGGTACGGGTGCGAGCACTCTTGACGAAGATCGAGCAGGCATCCGGTCTGGACCGGGTCGGCGACCGGTTGCAGCGTGCCGTCCAGGCCACCCTCCGACCGCAGCGGGTCCGCGACCTGCTGCACGGCGTCTGGCTGGGCCATCCGCTGCACCCGGCGATGGTGCAGGTGCCGGTGGGCGCGTGGATCAGCACGGCGGTGCTGGACCTGATGCCGGGGCAGCGCCGGGCCGCCGCCACGCTGTGCGCGGTGGGCACCGTCAGTGCCCTCCCGGCTGCGGTCACCGGCCTCAACGACTGGGCGGCACTGGCTCGTGACCAGCGCCGGATCGGCCTGGTGCACGCCGCGTCCAACAGCGTCGGCCTGGCGTTCTACGCCGGCTCGGTGGCCGCCCGGATGACCGGTCGGCACAACCTCGGCCGTACGCTCGGCTTCCTCGGGCTCGGCGCCGCCAGCATGGGGGCCTACCTCGGCGGGCACCTGGCGTACAAGCAGGGCGCGCAGGTCAACCAGAGCATCTCCGAGCTGCACCGGATGAGCGACGGCTGGCACTCGATCGCGGACATGGCTGCCCTGCCGGAGCGCACGCTGATCACCCGGGACGTCGACGACGTCTCGGTGATCCTCTACCGGCACGGCGACGAGGTCACCGTGATGCTGGAGCGCTGCCCGCACCAGAGCGGCCCGCTGGGCGAGGGCGAGGTGCGCGAGATCGACGGGCACGACTGCGTGGTCTGCCCGTGGCACGGCAGCGCGTTCCGCCTCAACGGCGGCGAGGTCGTGCACGGCCCCTCCGGCAACGACCAGCAGATCCTGCCGACCCGCGTCGTCGACGGCGTCCTGGAGACCCGTCTGCCCTGACCGGCGCCCGGCGGCCTCTCGGCCCCCGGGAGTCAGGGGCGGCGGTGGCGGCCGATCGCCGTGTCGTGGGACGAATCCGCACGGGTCCGGCCGTGGCCGGTCGGAACGCTGTCGTGGGTACCGGTCCCCGTGCCCCGGTCGACTCCGATCGCGCTGCCGCGTGGGGTGGTGCGGATGTCCCGGTGACCCGTGCCGCGCCTGGCCGTGGTGGTGCCGCGCGCGGTGCTGCCCCGACGGGCGGCGGCCGTGGTCCGGGCCGCGCCGGCCGGTACGTGGGCCGGGCGGCGGCGCAGGCCCAGGACCGCGCCGATCTGCGCGCCGACGATGCTCGCCACCGCCAGGACGGCGGAGACCGCGAGGGGCCGGTTCACCCGGTCGGGCTCGCCGGCGCGGGCGGCGCCCACCGTCACCGTCGGGGCCTGACCGGCGTCCCTCTCCGCCGGGGGCGGCACCGGGGCCTCGGCAGCCGGCGGGGGCGGCGTGGCCCGCTCGGGAGCGACCTTCCCAGGTGCCGGCTGCGGGGCCGGCCGGGCGGGCGCGGGTGGGGTCGGGCGGGCGACGAGGCGGCCGGTCGCGTGCCGGCGGGCACCCCGGTCCTCTGCGTCCCCGGGCAGCCTCAACAGCTGACCCGGGTGGATCCGGTCGGGGTCGCCGAGCCGGTTCAGCTCGGCCAACTCCCGGTAGTCGGCGAATTCGTCCAGGTAGCGCTGGGCGACCGCGCCCAGGTGGTCGCCCCGGGCCACCCGGTAGACCGCCACACCGTCGTCCGAGGCGGATGAGGTCACGGGAGCGGACGAGGCGACCGGGGTGGACCAGGTGTGCGCGGCCGGACCCGGCCAGGCGGCCTCCGCAACCGTCCGCGCGGCTGCGGGCGGTGCCGCCGGCAGGGCGTACGGGCCGGCGACCGCCGCCGCCGCACTCGCCGCCGGGCTGGCCGCGAGGACCAGCGCGACCGAACCGACCAGCGCGGCGGCGGCCCGTTGCTGGCGACTCATCCCCGGCAGTCGGGGCGCCGGCCGGCGCAGCGCCTGCGCGCAGAGTTCGACCAGGACGGAGAAGGCGAACGTGGCCCAGCCGAACCAGCCGGCCAGCGCCAGCGCCCGCAGGAAGAGCCGCCCGTCGTCCCGGCTGGTCAGCGTCGAACCGATCTCCGCGACGCTGGGCAGGTGGTCGGGCAGCGGGTTGCCGGCGAGGGCGAGCAGCGCCACCGGCGCGCCGACCAGCACCGCGCAGAGCACGACGAGCGCGCCGAACCCGGTCAGGATGCGTCCGGTCCGCCGTACGACGGAACGCCCCGATGCGGCCATGGCTGCCTTCCCTTCCTACGGTGCCCCGGTGAGCGGCCGCGCGGTCGCCTCACCGGAGACGGTGACGGTCTCGTCGAAGCCGAGCAGGCCGAGCATGGATCTGCGGTGCGTGACGGTGACGCGTACCCGGACCCGGGTCTCCCCGTCGACGACCGGGAAGCTGACGGTGTGGCCGGCGGCGCCGGCGGCGGCGAGGTAACCGGCGACGGCCCGGCGGGCCTGGGGGCGGTCGATCCGGGTCGGCCCGCCCTCGATGGCGGTGGCCCGGTCGATGGCCTGGCCGCCGGCGCGGGCGGCCTCGGCCGCGAGGTTGTCGGCCCGCTGCAACGTGCGCAGCTGACCCGCGCCGTCGAAGGCCAGGCCGATGACGGAGAGGACGCCGACCATCGCCACCGCGAGGAAGATGCTGACCCGGCCCTGGTCGTGCCGACCGGCCACGGCGGTCATCCCCGGCTCCGGTAGCGGTCCAGCGGCGACGTGAAGTTCGCCGACACGCGCTTGCCGGCGGGCATCCCCGGCAGGACGGACAGGTGCAGGTCCCCGTAGGAGACGGTGCAGGCGACCCGGACGGTGACCGAGGCGTCCTGCCCGGCCGGGCTGCGGAACGCCGCGTCGAAGCTGGTGGGGGCGCCGCGTACCGCGCCGCTGAACGTCACCTCGGGAGTGCCGGCGCAGTTCAGGCCGCGCCAGTCGAGCTGCCGGCGGGCCGCGTCCCGGGCCTCGGCGCGGGCGGTGCGGGCGTCCCGGGAGATCGAGGCGGCGCGGGCGGCGTCGTGGGCGGCGGCGTCGATCGCCTCGGCCGCCACGGCGGTACGCCCGGCGACGCCGGCCAGCACGATCAGGGCGATGAACGCCGGGGCGAGCACCGCCACCTCGATCGAGACCGAGCCCCGCTCGGCGGTACGGCTCACGGCGCGGTCCACCGTTCCACGGTCCCGTGCGCGGACTGGTGCACCGGGAAGGTGACCCCGGGTACGACCGACAGGGACCGCCCGCGCACCGTGCAGGTCACCTCGGTCGCGGTGGTCTCGCAGCTCGGTGCGGGATCCTTCCAGCCGACCAGCCAGCCGCCCGAGGCTTTCAGGAACCGGACGGCCCGCGCCTCACCGGCCCCGGGCGGCGCCTGGTGCAGCCGCTGCGCGTTGACCGCGCTCTGCGCGGCGTTGAGCGCGGTGGAGCGGGCGACGAACCAGGCCGCTGCCTGGATCGAGGCGAAGAGCAGTAGCAGGATCACCGGCATCACCACCGCCAGCTCGACCGGGTTGGCCCCCCGGTCGACCCCGCCGGCCACGAGCCGCCGGGCGGCAGCCAGGGCGGTACGCCGGGCGACGGTGGCCGCCCGGCGTACCGGGGTGGGGTCTGCTCGGCGCACGGCCCGGCGCTACTTCGGGTTCGGGTCCTGGTGGGTCGGGATGTTGTCCATCCAGTCGTTGGCGGCGCCGAGGGCGGCGGCGGTGACCGCCATCGCGACGGCGACCAGACCGAAGATGATCACTGCGGTCGGTACGGGGCTGTCGCCCCGCTCCCCGTCCTCGCGCAGCTCGGCCAGGCGTGTCGACACGACGACGTGCAGTCGGGTGATGACGGACATGACGTGCTCCTTCTCTCGG is drawn from Micromonospora sp. NBC_01740 and contains these coding sequences:
- a CDS encoding LysM peptidoglycan-binding domain-containing protein, which gives rise to MAASGRSVVRRTGRILTGFGALVVLCAVLVGAPVALLALAGNPLPDHLPSVAEIGSTLTSRDDGRLFLRALALAGWFGWATFAFSVLVELCAQALRRPAPRLPGMSRQQRAAAALVGSVALVLAASPAASAAAAVAGPYALPAAPPAAARTVAEAAWPGPAAHTWSTPVASSAPVTSSASDDGVAVYRVARGDHLGAVAQRYLDEFADYRELAELNRLGDPDRIHPGQLLRLPGDAEDRGARRHATGRLVARPTPPAPARPAPQPAPGKVAPERATPPPPAAEAPVPPPAERDAGQAPTVTVGAARAGEPDRVNRPLAVSAVLAVASIVGAQIGAVLGLRRRPAHVPAGAARTTAAARRGSTARGTTTARRGTGHRDIRTTPRGSAIGVDRGTGTGTHDSVPTGHGRTRADSSHDTAIGRHRRP
- a CDS encoding pilus assembly protein TadG-related protein, encoding MTAVAGRHDQGRVSIFLAVAMVGVLSVIGLAFDGAGQLRTLQRADNLAAEAARAGGQAIDRATAIEGGPTRIDRPQARRAVAGYLAAAGAAGHTVSFPVVDGETRVRVRVTVTHRRSMLGLLGFDETVTVSGEATARPLTGAP
- a CDS encoding EamA family transporter, translating into MYALSSRPLPAGRPASRLSVALGQPRAVPPPLLMLLGMLSTQVGAAVAKQLFGSASAGGTTTLRLGFAALILLVLVRPGLRLGWRTAGLVGAFGLALAVMNLAFYAALHRVPLGVAVTIGFAGPLLVSLAGSRRLADVAWAALAGGGVLLISGLGGTGMDRLGLLCCVAVAVGWAGYVLLGKAVSARVPGSRGLALGMAVAALAVLPFGVAGSGAALLDPWTLALGAAVALLSSVLPYSAEMAALRRMPARVFAVLLSLEPAIGALVGLVLLGELLAWPQAAGVACVVGAALGATLVRRERPAAP
- a CDS encoding TadE/TadG family type IV pilus assembly protein; the encoded protein is MDRAVSRTAERGSVSIEVAVLAPAFIALIVLAGVAGRTAVAAEAIDAAAHDAARAASISRDARTARAEARDAARRQLDWRGLNCAGTPEVTFSGAVRGAPTSFDAAFRSPAGQDASVTVRVACTVSYGDLHLSVLPGMPAGKRVSANFTSPLDRYRSRG
- a CDS encoding Rieske 2Fe-2S domain-containing protein, yielding MRALLTKIEQASGLDRVGDRLQRAVQATLRPQRVRDLLHGVWLGHPLHPAMVQVPVGAWISTAVLDLMPGQRRAAATLCAVGTVSALPAAVTGLNDWAALARDQRRIGLVHAASNSVGLAFYAGSVAARMTGRHNLGRTLGFLGLGAASMGAYLGGHLAYKQGAQVNQSISELHRMSDGWHSIADMAALPERTLITRDVDDVSVILYRHGDEVTVMLERCPHQSGPLGEGEVREIDGHDCVVCPWHGSAFRLNGGEVVHGPSGNDQQILPTRVVDGVLETRLP
- a CDS encoding TadE/TadG family type IV pilus assembly protein, yielding MRRADPTPVRRAATVARRTALAAARRLVAGGVDRGANPVELAVVMPVILLLLFASIQAAAWFVARSTALNAAQSAVNAQRLHQAPPGAGEARAVRFLKASGGWLVGWKDPAPSCETTATEVTCTVRGRSLSVVPGVTFPVHQSAHGTVERWTAP